One window of the Halobacillus litoralis genome contains the following:
- the recD2 gene encoding SF1B family DNA helicase RecD2, with amino-acid sequence MTQQSLFDESNEERPYVKGELGRMIFHNESEHFSIATINVKETNEAFEEKSLVVKGHFSPLEEGETYIFYGEFKNHKKFGLQYEVVMYNRVLPETKDGIVLYLSSDLFHGIGKKTAERIVDELGEQAISLILENRDVLDTVPKLAKEKADHLYQSLKEHQGFEHVMIHLSQYGFGLKLAQKIYQAFQDQTMNIIEEDPYQLVFHVEGFGFHRADEMARMQNLSHDHPTRIRAACLYIMQKSMSSGHVYLPTEECLVQVEQLLNQGLDPTISFDQLSEQVIHLGEEKFIYIEEDRLYLPSLYFAENGFRSHIERIIENGVEVEHTQADLMKIIGQLEEEESMSYGEDQFNAIEKALHSKLMILTGGPGTGKTTVIKGIIQTYAELNEESIDPEEYDGEKPFPFILAAPTGRAAKRMTESTGLPASTIHRLLGWDGHDSFERNQNNPLEGKVLIVDEFSMVDIWLANQLFRAIPSDMQVLLVGDEDQLPSVGPGQVLADLLASGQLPSIKLTEVYRQKEGSKIIQLAHEIKNDVCSPQSLVKEHDFNFIPAKEHQLSELVTNIVKKAVDKGIDLKDLQVLAPMYRTEVGIHKLNQHIQQTINPKNKQKRDLTYYDVTYRKGDKVIQLVNQPEDGVYNGDIGEIVAIFREEENVDNVEQVVIDFDGKEVVYPKKDLNNVMHAYCTSIHKSQGSEFSIVILPVVRSYRRMLRKNLLYTAITRSKQSLIICGDREAFLDGVGTTDTNSRYTRLKEKLQEDSSPEVEEEEEEQLSPYDFM; translated from the coding sequence ATGACTCAACAATCACTCTTTGATGAATCGAATGAAGAACGTCCTTATGTTAAAGGGGAATTGGGGCGGATGATTTTTCACAATGAATCCGAGCATTTTTCTATTGCCACTATTAACGTCAAGGAGACAAATGAAGCGTTTGAAGAGAAAAGCCTTGTGGTCAAAGGTCATTTTTCTCCTCTGGAAGAAGGCGAAACCTATATCTTTTATGGAGAGTTCAAAAACCATAAAAAATTCGGTTTGCAATATGAAGTAGTCATGTATAATCGTGTTCTTCCTGAAACTAAAGATGGAATAGTCTTGTATTTATCGAGTGATCTTTTTCATGGAATCGGTAAGAAGACAGCCGAACGTATCGTAGATGAGCTTGGTGAACAGGCGATTTCGCTTATTTTAGAAAATAGGGACGTGTTGGATACAGTACCTAAGCTGGCGAAGGAGAAGGCGGATCATCTTTATCAATCCTTGAAAGAACATCAAGGCTTTGAGCATGTGATGATACACCTGTCTCAGTATGGATTCGGTTTAAAACTGGCTCAAAAAATATATCAGGCTTTCCAGGATCAAACGATGAATATTATTGAAGAAGACCCTTATCAGCTTGTCTTTCATGTGGAAGGTTTCGGTTTCCACCGGGCAGACGAAATGGCAAGGATGCAAAACCTTTCCCATGACCATCCTACAAGAATCAGAGCGGCATGTCTTTACATTATGCAAAAAAGTATGAGTTCAGGACATGTATATTTGCCGACTGAAGAATGTCTTGTCCAGGTTGAGCAGCTGTTGAATCAGGGGTTGGATCCAACCATTTCATTTGACCAGCTTTCAGAGCAAGTGATTCATCTGGGCGAAGAGAAATTTATTTACATTGAAGAAGACCGTCTTTATCTTCCCTCTCTTTACTTTGCAGAAAATGGATTTCGCAGCCATATCGAACGGATTATAGAAAATGGAGTCGAAGTAGAGCATACTCAAGCAGATTTGATGAAAATCATCGGACAACTGGAAGAGGAAGAATCGATGAGCTATGGTGAGGACCAATTCAATGCCATTGAAAAGGCTCTCCATTCAAAGCTGATGATATTGACAGGCGGCCCCGGTACAGGAAAGACTACGGTAATAAAAGGAATTATTCAAACGTATGCCGAACTCAATGAAGAATCAATCGACCCAGAAGAGTATGACGGGGAGAAACCTTTTCCCTTTATTTTAGCCGCTCCGACAGGGAGAGCTGCAAAAAGGATGACCGAGTCTACAGGTTTGCCTGCGAGTACAATACACCGCTTGCTCGGCTGGGATGGCCATGATTCTTTTGAACGCAACCAAAACAACCCTTTAGAGGGTAAAGTGTTGATTGTAGATGAATTTTCAATGGTGGATATATGGCTTGCGAATCAACTGTTTCGAGCCATTCCATCGGATATGCAAGTCCTGCTCGTAGGTGATGAAGACCAACTGCCTTCAGTAGGACCTGGACAAGTGTTGGCAGATCTCCTGGCATCTGGACAACTTCCGTCGATTAAGCTGACTGAAGTGTATCGACAAAAGGAAGGTTCGAAAATCATCCAGCTTGCCCATGAAATTAAAAATGATGTGTGCTCACCTCAATCTCTTGTTAAAGAACATGATTTCAACTTTATTCCTGCAAAAGAACATCAATTGAGTGAACTAGTCACTAATATAGTAAAAAAAGCAGTCGATAAAGGAATCGATTTGAAGGATTTGCAAGTGTTAGCACCTATGTACCGCACAGAGGTAGGGATTCATAAACTCAATCAACATATCCAACAGACGATCAACCCCAAGAATAAGCAGAAAAGAGACCTGACTTACTATGATGTCACTTATAGAAAAGGTGACAAAGTGATTCAATTGGTCAATCAACCAGAAGATGGAGTATACAACGGAGATATCGGTGAGATTGTTGCGATTTTCCGAGAAGAAGAAAACGTCGATAATGTGGAGCAAGTCGTGATAGATTTTGATGGTAAAGAGGTTGTGTACCCAAAGAAAGATTTAAATAATGTCATGCACGCTTATTGCACTTCCATCCACAAATCTCAAGGTAGTGAATTCTCTATCGTGATTTTACCTGTCGTACGCAGCTACCGTCGCATGCTCAGGAAAAACCTTCTCTATACAGCGATCACACGTTCCAAACAGTCCTTGATTATTTGCGGTGATCGGGAGGCTTTCCTGGATGGGGTCGGTACAACAGATACAAACTCAAGGTATACCAGATTGAAAGAGAAACTCCAGGAAGATTCTTCGCCAGAGGTTGAGGAGGAAGAGGAAGAACAGCTTTCCCCCTATGATTTCATGTAA
- the cymR gene encoding cysteine metabolism transcriptional regulator CymR, which produces MKISTKGRYGLTIMIELARKFGDGPISLKQIARDNELSEHYLEQLIAPLRNASLVKSVRGAYGGYMLTKAPHEITAGDVIRVLEGPITPVEGIENEEPAKQALWKRVRDAVKDVLDTTTLEDLKDHVDDQTQDEYMFYI; this is translated from the coding sequence ATGAAAATATCTACCAAAGGCCGTTACGGGCTGACCATCATGATTGAGTTAGCAAGGAAATTTGGCGATGGCCCGATTTCTTTAAAACAGATTGCACGTGATAATGAATTGTCCGAACATTATTTGGAGCAGTTAATCGCTCCCTTAAGAAATGCCAGTTTAGTCAAAAGTGTCCGTGGTGCATACGGCGGCTATATGCTTACCAAAGCACCCCATGAAATTACTGCAGGTGATGTCATCCGTGTATTAGAAGGACCGATCACTCCTGTCGAAGGAATAGAAAACGAAGAACCAGCCAAACAGGCATTATGGAAAAGGGTACGGGACGCAGTGAAAGATGTATTGGATACAACTACACTGGAAGACTTGAAAGACCATGTTGACGATCAAACACAAGATGAGTATATGTTCTATATCTGA
- a CDS encoding YczE/YyaS/YitT family protein, with protein MRLNSRKKREVMLRWSFFCIGLVILGLGISMTMQVKEFGIGPWDVFHYGLFLKFGLTVGSWAIIAGLVIVLVSAIIQKRIPQSGTILNMVFIGVFIDFFNWILPEPETFVMQSFIFISGTFVIALGIGIYVAPDIGAGPRDSLMLLITDATGWKVSTVRNGIEILVAVLGFSLGGPVGIGTVFIALFLGTLVGYTLPLAKNSLQFLIMKGEMYENIYQRPLRADHHD; from the coding sequence ATGCGCTTAAATAGTAGGAAAAAGCGTGAAGTTATGCTTCGCTGGAGCTTTTTCTGTATTGGCTTAGTCATCCTTGGACTTGGGATTTCCATGACGATGCAAGTGAAAGAATTCGGAATTGGACCATGGGATGTTTTTCACTATGGATTGTTTTTGAAGTTTGGTTTGACTGTTGGCTCATGGGCTATCATCGCTGGGCTTGTGATTGTTCTAGTGAGTGCAATTATACAAAAAAGGATTCCGCAGAGCGGGACAATATTGAATATGGTTTTTATTGGTGTGTTCATTGATTTTTTTAATTGGATTCTACCAGAACCAGAGACCTTTGTTATGCAATCGTTTATTTTTATATCAGGGACATTTGTAATTGCACTTGGAATCGGCATTTATGTAGCACCTGATATCGGTGCAGGACCTCGGGATAGTTTAATGTTATTAATAACGGATGCTACCGGGTGGAAGGTGTCCACAGTAAGGAATGGAATAGAGATTCTTGTAGCTGTCCTGGGGTTCTCCCTTGGGGGGCCTGTAGGGATAGGTACCGTCTTCATCGCCTTGTTTCTAGGCACACTTGTCGGGTACACGCTTCCCCTGGCTAAAAATAGTCTACAGTTTCTAATAATGAAAGGTGAAATGTATGAAAATATCTACCAAAGGCCGTTACGGGCTGACCATCATGATTGA
- the aspS gene encoding aspartate--tRNA ligase, producing the protein MERLNCGTLRREHLDQEVTLKGWVQKRRDLGGLIFIDLRDRSGLVQVVFNPETSGEALQTAENVRSEYVLEVKGVVVARDPQTVNSNLGTGDVEVAAHGLTILNKAKTPPFMIEEQSEVSEDLRLKYRYLDLRRKEMQETFKLRHQTTQSIRNFLNEEEFLDMETPMLTKSTPEGARDYLVPSRVHEGEFYALPQSPQLFKQLLMMSGFEKYYQIARCFRDEDLRADRQPEFTQVDIETSFLSKDEIMTLTERMMKRVMKEVKGLEIETPFLRMPYEEAMERFGSDKPDTRFGLELVNISEDVKDSGFKVFSGAVSSGGQVSAINVQGKSDDFSRKDIDKMTEDVKVYGAKGLAWLKVKDGEFNGPIAKFFSEEETAALKGKLSAEEGDLLLFVADKTSVVQDSLGALRLKLGRRLNLIDESQFNFLWVTDWPLFEYDEEEGRYHAAHHPFTMPEGGDIKQLKRNPEDVHAEAYDIVLNGYELGGGSLRIHQKEIQQEMFEVLGFSQEEANEQFGFLLEALDYGTPPHGGIAFGLDRLVMLLAGRTNLRDTILFPKTASAADPMTNAPGPVDKAQLDELHLQLKLAEQSGSDI; encoded by the coding sequence ATGGAACGACTCAACTGTGGAACATTACGAAGAGAACATTTGGATCAGGAAGTCACCCTCAAAGGATGGGTGCAAAAACGGCGCGACTTAGGTGGATTGATTTTCATTGATCTGAGAGATCGTTCCGGATTAGTCCAGGTTGTATTCAATCCAGAAACATCTGGTGAAGCTTTGCAGACAGCAGAGAATGTTCGGAGTGAATATGTATTGGAAGTAAAAGGGGTAGTAGTAGCCCGTGACCCTCAAACAGTGAATTCAAACTTGGGTACAGGGGATGTGGAAGTCGCAGCACATGGTTTGACAATTCTTAATAAAGCGAAAACGCCACCGTTCATGATTGAAGAACAATCAGAGGTTTCCGAGGACCTTCGTTTGAAATATCGCTACCTGGACTTGAGACGCAAAGAGATGCAGGAAACTTTCAAACTTCGTCATCAGACGACGCAGTCGATCCGAAACTTCTTGAATGAGGAAGAATTCCTTGATATGGAAACACCGATGTTAACGAAGAGTACACCGGAGGGCGCAAGGGATTACTTGGTGCCTAGCCGTGTACATGAAGGAGAGTTTTATGCTCTTCCTCAATCTCCGCAGCTTTTCAAACAGCTTTTGATGATGTCCGGGTTTGAAAAATATTATCAAATCGCCCGCTGTTTCAGAGATGAAGATTTACGTGCAGACCGCCAACCAGAATTCACTCAGGTTGATATCGAAACTTCTTTTCTGTCTAAAGATGAGATCATGACATTGACAGAGCGGATGATGAAACGAGTGATGAAAGAAGTTAAAGGACTGGAAATTGAAACTCCTTTCCTACGCATGCCATATGAAGAAGCTATGGAGAGGTTCGGTTCTGACAAACCGGACACCCGCTTTGGTCTTGAGTTGGTGAATATATCTGAGGATGTAAAGGATTCTGGGTTCAAAGTATTCAGTGGGGCCGTATCTTCCGGCGGGCAAGTGAGTGCCATCAATGTTCAAGGAAAATCGGATGATTTTTCCCGTAAAGACATTGATAAAATGACGGAAGATGTGAAAGTATATGGAGCGAAAGGTCTAGCTTGGTTAAAAGTAAAAGATGGTGAATTCAATGGTCCGATCGCCAAATTCTTCTCAGAAGAAGAAACGGCAGCTTTGAAAGGAAAGTTGTCTGCTGAAGAGGGGGATTTACTCCTTTTTGTTGCTGATAAAACTTCGGTTGTCCAGGATAGTTTAGGAGCACTGCGCCTGAAGTTAGGAAGAAGATTGAATTTGATAGATGAATCACAGTTCAACTTCCTTTGGGTTACAGATTGGCCATTATTCGAGTACGATGAGGAAGAGGGACGCTACCACGCGGCTCACCATCCTTTCACAATGCCTGAAGGTGGAGACATAAAGCAGTTGAAGCGGAACCCTGAAGATGTGCACGCTGAAGCCTATGATATTGTGCTTAACGGATATGAATTAGGTGGAGGGTCTCTTCGTATCCACCAAAAGGAAATTCAACAAGAAATGTTTGAAGTGCTCGGCTTTAGTCAGGAAGAGGCGAATGAACAGTTCGGGTTCTTACTGGAAGCACTTGATTATGGTACTCCACCACATGGTGGAATAGCTTTCGGATTAGATCGTTTAGTTATGCTGCTGGCTGGACGTACGAATTTACGCGATACAATTCTTTTCCCTAAAACAGCTTCAGCAGCCGACCCGATGACGAATGCCCCAGGGCCGGTAGATAAAGCTCAATTGGATGAACTTCATCTGCAGTTGAAGTTAGCTGAGCAGTCTGGATCAGATATTTAA
- a CDS encoding tetratricopeptide repeat protein, with amino-acid sequence MDKLKQGIEEMQNHNYEEAAKLFTEAIDENPKEPVGYINFGNLLTHMNDYERAVRFFNRAIELDEKAATAYYGLGNVLYEQEKYTKAQEQFMFAIQNGLDEADVHFMLGMTFNHQEYVKLALPYLLRAAELAPEDIDIQFQYGLCLAQNGQINETEKVMKHVLQLEEQHSDAHYNLGVVALHQEEAKKALDHFTKALEIQPDHMLAAHAKGQVEQALNE; translated from the coding sequence ATGGATAAATTGAAGCAGGGAATCGAAGAGATGCAAAACCACAATTATGAAGAAGCTGCAAAACTTTTTACAGAGGCGATTGATGAGAACCCGAAAGAGCCGGTAGGGTATATCAATTTCGGGAACTTGCTGACACACATGAATGATTATGAAAGGGCCGTACGCTTTTTCAATCGCGCTATAGAATTGGATGAAAAAGCCGCCACCGCTTACTATGGGTTAGGAAATGTTTTGTATGAGCAGGAAAAATATACAAAAGCCCAAGAACAATTCATGTTTGCGATCCAGAATGGCTTGGATGAAGCAGATGTGCATTTCATGTTAGGAATGACATTCAACCATCAAGAGTACGTCAAACTAGCTCTTCCCTATCTTTTACGTGCGGCAGAACTTGCACCTGAGGATATAGATATTCAATTTCAATATGGTCTTTGTCTCGCCCAAAATGGGCAAATCAACGAAACTGAAAAGGTGATGAAGCATGTGCTACAATTGGAAGAACAGCACAGTGATGCCCACTACAACCTGGGAGTCGTAGCACTACATCAAGAAGAAGCGAAGAAAGCCTTGGACCATTTCACGAAAGCTTTGGAAATCCAGCCTGATCATATGTTGGCTGCTCATGCGAAAGGTCAAGTTGAACAAGCCTTAAATGAGTAG
- a CDS encoding replication-associated recombination protein A, which yields MNQQPLAFRMRPSNIDEIIGQSHLVAEGKTIHRMIKAERLASMILFGPPGTGKTSMATALAKSLQIPHKTLNAVTDKKKDMEIAVEEAKMHGQLVLILDEVHRLDKAKQDFLLPHLESNRLTLIGCTTSNPYHSINPAIRSRCHLFELYRLTQEEIREALQRALRNKTNGLGNIEIEMTEDAFEHFAQSANGDLRAALNGVELAAYSTPENKNGLVYITLEVAEECMQKKSFSHDKDGDAHYDVLSAFQKSIRGSDVDASLHYLGRLIEAGDLDSIARRLVVIAYEDIGLANPQAGPRALAAVEAAERIGFPEARIPLSVAVSELALSPKSNSAYKALDAALSDIRNGKSGEVPAHLKDSHYKGAETLGRGLEYKYPHNYYNSWVDQQYLPSSIKNRQYYEPKRTGKFEQALEQVHSKIKKQKST from the coding sequence ATGAACCAACAACCACTCGCATTTCGTATGCGTCCATCCAATATAGATGAAATAATCGGTCAATCCCATTTGGTAGCTGAAGGAAAGACGATCCATCGTATGATCAAAGCGGAAAGATTAGCTTCGATGATTCTTTTCGGCCCTCCTGGAACAGGCAAAACATCGATGGCAACTGCCCTGGCAAAAAGTCTGCAGATTCCTCACAAAACACTGAACGCTGTGACTGATAAAAAGAAAGATATGGAAATAGCTGTAGAGGAAGCGAAAATGCATGGACAGCTTGTTTTGATTCTTGATGAGGTTCATCGTCTGGATAAAGCGAAACAAGATTTTCTCCTCCCACACCTGGAAAGCAACCGCTTGACATTGATTGGCTGCACCACAAGCAATCCTTACCATTCCATTAACCCTGCGATTCGCAGCCGTTGCCACTTGTTCGAACTTTACCGCCTGACCCAAGAGGAGATTCGAGAAGCTTTACAACGGGCTTTACGAAATAAAACAAATGGCCTCGGAAATATAGAGATTGAAATGACCGAAGATGCTTTTGAACATTTCGCTCAATCCGCAAATGGGGATTTACGCGCTGCTTTAAATGGGGTAGAACTTGCCGCTTATTCTACACCCGAAAATAAGAATGGACTTGTTTACATCACATTAGAAGTTGCTGAAGAATGTATGCAAAAGAAGAGCTTCTCCCATGATAAAGATGGAGATGCACATTACGATGTCTTGTCAGCATTTCAAAAATCCATCCGCGGAAGCGATGTAGATGCTTCTCTACACTATTTGGGGAGACTGATTGAAGCTGGGGATCTCGACAGTATTGCAAGGAGATTAGTAGTAATTGCATATGAAGACATCGGCCTAGCTAACCCCCAAGCAGGACCAAGAGCTTTGGCAGCAGTAGAAGCAGCCGAGAGAATCGGCTTCCCTGAAGCTCGTATTCCCTTGTCCGTGGCTGTGAGCGAACTTGCACTGTCTCCAAAGTCAAACAGTGCCTATAAAGCACTGGATGCAGCATTATCTGATATAAGAAATGGAAAGAGCGGTGAAGTTCCTGCCCACCTAAAAGACTCTCATTATAAAGGAGCAGAAACGCTTGGCCGTGGACTAGAATATAAATACCCTCATAATTATTATAATAGTTGGGTGGATCAGCAATATCTCCCGTCCAGTATAAAGAACCGACAGTATTACGAGCCAAAACGAACAGGTAAATTTGAACAAGCGTTAGAACAGGTTCATAGTAAAATCAAAAAACAAAAATCTACTTGA
- the mnmA gene encoding tRNA 2-thiouridine(34) synthase MnmA: MKERKDTRVVVGMSGGVDSSVSALLLKEQGYDVVGIFMKNWDDTDENGVCTATEDYEDVIRVCNQLDIPYYAVNFEKQYWDKVFTYFLDEYKKGRTPNPDVMCNKEIKFKAFMDHAMSLGADYLATGHYAQVRENEGTYEMLRGVDHNKDQTYFLNQLSQDVLAKVMFPLGHLEKKQVRQLAEEHGLATATKKDSTGICFIGERNFKEFLSEYLPAQPGNMETLDGEVKGKHDGLMYYTLGQRQGLGIGGAGDPWFVVGKNVEDNVLYVGQGFHHDALYSDGLIASEANWTKGEAPTGSFECTAKFRYRQDDSGVTVHPLEDGRWEVLFHDEERAITPGQAVVFYDGEVCLGGATIDIVLKEDAAVTYVG, translated from the coding sequence ATGAAAGAACGAAAAGATACACGAGTAGTGGTAGGAATGAGCGGAGGCGTTGATTCATCCGTCTCAGCCCTTTTACTCAAAGAGCAAGGCTATGATGTAGTCGGCATTTTCATGAAAAACTGGGATGATACAGATGAAAATGGCGTTTGTACCGCTACGGAAGATTACGAAGACGTGATTCGTGTCTGTAACCAGTTAGACATTCCTTATTACGCGGTGAACTTCGAGAAGCAATATTGGGATAAGGTGTTTACGTATTTCCTTGATGAATATAAAAAAGGAAGAACCCCTAATCCTGATGTCATGTGTAATAAAGAAATCAAGTTCAAAGCTTTCATGGATCACGCAATGTCACTAGGAGCAGATTATTTAGCGACTGGTCATTATGCTCAAGTACGGGAAAATGAAGGCACATATGAAATGCTGCGAGGGGTCGATCATAATAAAGATCAAACCTATTTCTTGAACCAGCTTTCTCAGGATGTTTTGGCAAAAGTGATGTTTCCGTTAGGACACCTGGAGAAAAAACAAGTGCGTCAGCTTGCCGAAGAACACGGTTTAGCAACCGCCACGAAGAAAGACTCAACAGGAATCTGCTTTATCGGTGAGCGCAATTTCAAGGAATTCTTAAGTGAGTACCTGCCTGCGCAGCCAGGAAATATGGAGACGTTGGATGGAGAGGTTAAAGGGAAGCATGATGGTTTGATGTACTACACTCTCGGTCAACGCCAAGGGCTGGGGATAGGCGGTGCAGGAGATCCTTGGTTCGTTGTTGGAAAAAATGTCGAGGACAATGTTTTATACGTCGGCCAAGGCTTTCATCATGATGCGCTCTACTCTGACGGTCTGATCGCTTCCGAAGCGAACTGGACGAAGGGAGAAGCACCGACTGGATCATTTGAATGTACGGCGAAGTTCCGTTACCGTCAGGATGATAGCGGGGTTACCGTCCATCCATTAGAAGATGGGCGATGGGAAGTGCTGTTCCATGATGAGGAACGTGCTATTACTCCAGGCCAGGCTGTAGTTTTCTATGATGGGGAAGTATGCCTTGGTGGTGCGACAATTGATATCGTACTCAAGGAAGATGCTGCAGTCACTTACGTCGGTTGA
- a CDS encoding cysteine desulfurase family protein, translating to MKSIYLDHAATSPVHPKVVEAMVPVLEEVYGNPSSVHQFGRKARRILDEARRRIGQSLRANEKEIVFTSGGTEADNLAVIGTARANEHNGKHIITTSIEHHATLHAVEYLESQGFEVTYLSVDEEGMVKAEDVEAELREDTILVSIMMVNNETGAIQPVESIAALLKGHQAYFHSDIVQAYGLMEIDVTRTGIDLMAVSGHKVNGPKGIGFLYVRDGTVMESLQYGGEQERKRRAGTENIPAVKGMQVAVEVMEEQRSDYKEKYLQYKRLFLQTLQDEAVEFGVNGSEKNTIESIVNISFPGMNVETLLTNFDLSGIAASSGSACTAGSVEPSHVLTEMFGSDHPRTTNSIRFSFGLANNEEDVIEGAKKVSQIIKRLTA from the coding sequence ATGAAATCCATCTATTTGGATCATGCCGCTACTTCACCTGTCCACCCTAAAGTAGTGGAAGCAATGGTCCCTGTTTTGGAGGAGGTATACGGAAACCCTTCAAGTGTCCATCAATTCGGGAGAAAAGCAAGACGTATTTTAGATGAGGCACGTCGTCGAATCGGTCAGAGTCTGCGGGCGAATGAAAAAGAGATTGTGTTCACAAGTGGGGGAACAGAAGCGGATAATTTAGCTGTTATCGGCACAGCCCGTGCGAACGAACACAATGGAAAGCATATCATTACCACCTCCATAGAGCATCATGCTACATTACATGCAGTCGAATATTTAGAGTCACAAGGATTTGAAGTGACCTACCTCTCTGTGGATGAAGAAGGCATGGTGAAAGCAGAAGATGTGGAAGCGGAGTTGAGGGAAGATACAATCCTTGTTTCCATTATGATGGTAAATAACGAGACAGGTGCGATACAGCCTGTGGAGTCTATTGCTGCATTGCTTAAAGGCCATCAAGCCTATTTTCATTCGGATATCGTCCAAGCCTATGGATTGATGGAGATTGACGTCACGCGAACAGGTATCGACCTTATGGCTGTTTCAGGGCATAAAGTCAATGGACCTAAGGGAATCGGTTTTCTATATGTCCGAGATGGCACAGTGATGGAGTCACTTCAGTATGGTGGGGAACAGGAAAGAAAACGGCGGGCAGGTACAGAGAACATTCCAGCTGTGAAAGGAATGCAGGTGGCCGTTGAAGTTATGGAAGAACAGCGTTCCGATTATAAAGAAAAATACCTTCAATATAAACGGCTGTTTTTACAAACACTCCAGGATGAAGCTGTGGAATTCGGAGTGAATGGTTCAGAAAAGAACACAATCGAATCCATCGTTAATATCAGTTTTCCAGGTATGAATGTTGAAACATTACTGACAAACTTTGATTTGTCCGGCATCGCCGCCTCCAGTGGGAGTGCCTGTACGGCAGGGTCTGTGGAGCCTTCCCATGTATTGACGGAAATGTTCGGCTCCGACCACCCCAGGACCACAAATTCAATACGTTTCAGTTTCGGACTGGCGAATAATGAAGAAGATGTGATCGAGGGAGCAAAAAAGGTCAGTCAGATCATCAAACGATTGACTGCATAA
- a CDS encoding RsfA family transcriptional regulator, translating into MPKVRQDAWSHEDDLLLAETVLRHIREGSTQLLAFEEVGDILNRTSAACGFRWNAEVRQKYEQAVELAKKQRKEKKRNEAKQQPLLQRQHKPVVYQAEKQEEDILLPEPSKTPVIQQEETGHSGLQLEDVIEFLTSLQQETTASGNIRHQFSQLELQNQELLEQNKYLNSQLESMTEDYQALIHIMDRARKMVMFDEQDQNYKPQFRMEKNGNLENVAR; encoded by the coding sequence ATGCCTAAAGTAAGGCAAGATGCATGGTCTCATGAAGATGATTTATTGCTGGCTGAAACAGTGCTTAGGCACATCCGTGAAGGCAGCACACAATTGTTGGCGTTTGAGGAAGTCGGTGATATTCTTAACAGGACTTCAGCAGCGTGTGGTTTTCGCTGGAATGCAGAAGTTCGTCAAAAGTATGAACAAGCTGTAGAACTCGCGAAGAAACAGCGTAAAGAGAAAAAACGGAATGAAGCAAAACAGCAGCCCCTTTTGCAACGACAGCACAAGCCAGTTGTTTATCAGGCCGAAAAACAAGAAGAAGACATTTTATTACCTGAACCGAGTAAGACACCTGTCATACAGCAGGAAGAAACAGGTCATTCGGGGCTTCAGTTAGAAGATGTCATTGAATTTTTAACTTCCTTACAACAGGAAACGACAGCTTCTGGGAACATCCGACACCAGTTTTCCCAATTAGAGCTGCAGAACCAGGAATTACTGGAACAAAATAAATATTTGAACAGCCAATTAGAGTCGATGACAGAAGACTACCAAGCTCTCATCCATATTATGGATCGGGCCAGAAAAATGGTGATGTTCGACGAGCAGGACCAAAATTATAAACCACAGTTTCGCATGGAAAAGAATGGAAACCTGGAAAACGTCGCTCGATAA